In one Curtobacterium citreum genomic region, the following are encoded:
- a CDS encoding TlpA family protein disulfide reductase, producing MSTRTRFATLAATAVIAALALAGCSSSNDSLSKQYGSGTTQNYISGDGAVTEVAADKRTDPVEFSAKDSDGDTISSKALRGKVVVLNFWYAGCPPCRAEAKYLNQVHDQYADQDVAFVGVNVRDEAGTAAAFERTFKVDYPNVLDAGTGTMQLALSGQIAPNAVPATIVLDKQGRVAARVLGAVDGPSILQTLVGDELHGKAS from the coding sequence ATGTCCACCCGAACCCGGTTCGCCACCCTCGCGGCGACGGCGGTGATCGCCGCCCTGGCGCTCGCCGGGTGCTCGTCGTCGAACGACTCGCTGTCCAAGCAGTACGGCAGCGGGACCACGCAGAACTACATCTCCGGCGACGGCGCGGTGACCGAGGTCGCCGCCGACAAGCGCACCGACCCGGTCGAGTTCAGCGCGAAGGACTCCGACGGCGACACCATCTCGTCGAAGGCGCTCCGCGGCAAGGTCGTCGTCCTGAACTTCTGGTACGCCGGCTGCCCGCCGTGCCGTGCCGAGGCGAAGTACCTCAACCAGGTGCACGACCAGTACGCCGACCAGGACGTCGCCTTCGTGGGTGTCAACGTCCGGGACGAGGCCGGTACCGCCGCCGCGTTCGAGCGCACCTTCAAGGTCGACTACCCGAACGTGCTCGACGCGGGGACGGGCACGATGCAGCTCGCGCTCTCCGGGCAGATCGCCCCGAACGCCGTGCCCGCGACGATCGTGCTCGACAAGCAGGGTCGCGTCGCCGCCCGTGTGCTCGGCGCGGTCGACGGTCCGAGCATCCTGCAGACCCTGGTCGGCGACGAGCTGCACGGCAAGGCCTCCTGA